From Nitrososphaerales archaeon:
TCATAAGGTTTATTCAAATTCGAATAATGGAATAAGATGTTGGGATTTAAATTCTCAGAACTTTTTACTTTCAATATGTGAGATAGTAAGCTAAAGTTATTAGATACTAGATACCAAATCCGAGCCATCAATCCTTAAGTTACGATTCTAACCTTCGTTAATTCTTCGAAGACCTTTATTAAAGAAGAAGTGTCTTTATCACCCAATCCTACGGCTCTAGCTATAGCGAATAATTGTTGTGCAACACTTGCCATTATAAGTGGAACTTTAAGCTCTTTCGCCAACTTTAACGCCTCCTCCAAATCCTTATACATCAGATCTACCTTAAAACCGGGATCAAAGTTCCCTTTAAAGATGTGGTGCGCAAATTTTCTCTCAAAAGTTCGACTACTACCACTACTTGCAGATACGATCTCATAAAGCTTTCTGGGATCGAGACCAGCTTTAACGCCCATGGTCATTGCTTCTATAGCACCGACCAAATTTACAGCAGCCATGGAATTATTGACCAATTTGGCGATTTGTCCAGAACCTAGAGGGCCGACATAAAAGATTTTATCACCTATGATCTTCAAGACTTCTTGAACCCTCTTAAAACTCTCTTCATCACCACCA
This genomic window contains:
- a CDS encoding NAD(P)-dependent oxidoreductase — its product is MKIGFIGLGAMGSRIAARLLKAGYELYAYDIIEERVQSLATLGARACNNPKEVAENSDIVIMSLPNGEVVKDVLLGENGVLYGIKEGSIVIDLSTIGPTVYKECDEALRKKNVKLCDAPVSGGTEGAETGRLAIMFGGDEESFKRVQEVLKIIGDKIFYVGPLGSGQIAKLVNNSMAAVNLVGAIEAMTMGVKAGLDPRKLYEIVSASSGSSRTFERKFAHHIFKGNFDPGFKVDLMYKDLEEALKLAKELKVPLIMASVAQQLFAIARAVGLGDKDTSSLIKVFEELTKVRIVT